The Aeromicrobium sp. Leaf245 genome includes a region encoding these proteins:
- a CDS encoding UvrD-helicase domain-containing protein: MNDFALSDEQRDAAFCPKAHLLVVAPPGCGKTEVLAHRAAHQIGLIAENQRVLALTFTKRARSNLEERLRSVVGHARARRQIVVRNLHGFATQVVLAHGRTIGLDMTSLELPKTSTMRKAIQAAGGSGPALYEAERILSEIKRSPLSDEEVLQEIQRRGGGPGVLLAEQVERSRQEANQLHYDDVLRHGQRLLRIPVVARLYQAHFGAVLVDEFQDLSMQQLDLALLSCESRRTFAGDPLQGIYSWAGASPREVEEEVRKTCGDPLRLRESYRSSPKVLESVNSISEQVDPGSSLRSAQPEAWDEGGFSAAVVFQDRVAEAKWLHRLAGAILRQNPNASVGIIARAAWRREDIDEALIGEKAFPVRRWDLAIDDPGTMALIQTAVATLPRGASVEDAREAVLDSLDSADIDSRELVDDAFAILERSGATTARNAVRSIRVSDPKQVIGPGVHLLNAHTGKGQQFDWVFVVGLEEGHLPTKRNNQGDALAEEQRVLLVMLSRARHGLLVTRAHTLEGPHGRYEAQMSRWWSGIRAENMRPEEVEAHLLRNGA, translated from the coding sequence GTGAACGACTTCGCGCTCAGTGATGAGCAGCGGGACGCGGCCTTCTGCCCCAAAGCACACCTCCTCGTCGTTGCTCCGCCAGGATGTGGCAAGACAGAGGTCCTGGCCCACCGCGCTGCCCATCAGATCGGTTTGATCGCGGAGAACCAGCGCGTCTTAGCACTGACCTTCACGAAGCGGGCGCGCTCGAACCTCGAGGAACGACTCCGATCCGTGGTCGGTCACGCTCGGGCCCGCCGCCAGATCGTCGTCCGCAACCTTCACGGCTTCGCGACGCAGGTTGTCCTTGCCCACGGCCGAACGATCGGACTGGACATGACGAGCCTGGAGCTGCCGAAGACCAGCACCATGCGAAAAGCCATCCAGGCCGCAGGGGGTAGCGGTCCCGCGTTGTACGAGGCGGAGCGCATCTTAAGCGAGATCAAGCGAAGCCCTCTCTCCGACGAGGAGGTCCTCCAAGAGATTCAGCGCCGCGGCGGGGGTCCGGGGGTCCTACTGGCCGAGCAAGTCGAACGGTCGAGGCAAGAAGCGAATCAGCTGCACTACGACGACGTCCTTCGCCATGGCCAGCGGCTTCTGCGAATCCCGGTAGTGGCGCGACTCTACCAAGCACACTTCGGCGCCGTGTTGGTCGACGAGTTCCAAGACCTTTCGATGCAGCAGCTCGACCTTGCGCTCCTGAGCTGCGAGAGCCGGCGCACATTCGCAGGAGACCCGCTGCAAGGCATCTACTCATGGGCAGGCGCATCACCCCGTGAGGTCGAAGAGGAAGTCCGGAAGACATGCGGTGATCCGCTCAGGCTGCGCGAGTCCTATCGGTCGTCGCCAAAGGTCCTAGAGTCGGTCAACTCGATCAGCGAGCAGGTTGACCCCGGCTCGAGCCTGCGCTCTGCGCAACCAGAGGCATGGGACGAGGGCGGCTTCTCAGCAGCCGTTGTGTTCCAGGACCGGGTGGCTGAAGCGAAGTGGCTGCATCGCCTCGCTGGGGCAATTCTGAGGCAGAACCCAAACGCCTCTGTAGGGATCATCGCCCGGGCCGCATGGCGGAGGGAAGACATTGACGAGGCGCTCATCGGAGAGAAGGCTTTTCCGGTGCGTCGCTGGGATCTCGCGATCGACGACCCCGGGACCATGGCGCTCATTCAGACGGCTGTTGCGACGCTTCCGCGTGGGGCCAGCGTCGAAGACGCACGCGAGGCCGTGCTCGACTCGCTGGATTCTGCAGACATTGATTCCCGTGAGCTGGTTGACGACGCTTTCGCCATCCTCGAGCGGAGCGGCGCGACTACCGCCCGAAACGCCGTGCGGTCAATCCGCGTGTCTGACCCGAAGCAGGTGATCGGCCCCGGTGTCCATCTCCTGAACGCACACACGGGGAAGGGTCAGCAGTTCGACTGGGTGTTCGTCGTTGGGCTGGAGGAGGGCCATCTCCCGACCAAGAGAAACAATCAGGGGGACGCACTCGCCGAGGAGCAGCGGGTGCTGCTGGTGATGCTTTCTAGGGCACGTCACGGGCTGCTGGTGACGCGGGCGCACACGCTGGAGGGGCCGCATGGACGGTACGAGGCCCAGATGAGCCGTTGGTGGTCGGGAATCCGAGCTGAGAACATGCGACCTGAAGAGGTGGAGGCGCACCTCCTGCGAAACGGGGCTTAG
- a CDS encoding DUF1206 domain-containing protein, translated as MPIDADDVASHVDDDWVDNLVRFGFVAYGLVHLVVAFLALQLALGDPSGKADTKGALAELAQQPFGRTILWLVVAGMAVLVLWRVLEATLDHRQDEGATLWAHRAADLLKAVIYGVVGWSAAQVATGSGSGSGGSGNETWTARLLSLPAGAVLVGIVGLAVIGYGGWTAWRGLSHQHRDHLKPEGLSGTSGDVLVRLGTAGHLAKGVSIAIVGGLFCFAALTRDADRSGGLDEALRTVLEQPFGPWLLGLIAIGIGLYGVWCLARARYLDR; from the coding sequence ATGCCGATCGACGCCGACGACGTCGCCTCCCACGTCGACGACGACTGGGTGGACAACCTGGTCCGCTTCGGCTTCGTGGCCTACGGGCTCGTGCACCTCGTCGTGGCCTTCCTCGCCCTCCAGCTGGCCCTGGGCGACCCGAGCGGCAAGGCCGACACCAAGGGGGCGCTGGCCGAGCTCGCGCAGCAGCCGTTCGGTCGCACGATCCTGTGGCTGGTCGTCGCAGGGATGGCGGTGCTGGTGCTGTGGCGCGTGCTCGAGGCGACGCTCGACCACCGTCAGGACGAGGGAGCCACGCTCTGGGCGCACCGTGCGGCCGACCTGCTCAAGGCGGTCATCTACGGCGTCGTGGGCTGGAGCGCGGCGCAGGTCGCCACCGGCTCCGGCTCCGGCTCCGGTGGCTCGGGCAACGAGACGTGGACGGCTCGCCTGCTCTCGCTGCCCGCCGGCGCGGTGCTCGTCGGGATCGTGGGCCTGGCGGTCATCGGCTACGGGGGCTGGACCGCCTGGCGCGGGCTCAGCCACCAGCACCGCGACCACCTGAAGCCGGAGGGGCTCAGCGGAACCTCGGGCGACGTGCTCGTGCGCCTCGGCACGGCCGGACACCTGGCCAAGGGCGTCTCGATCGCGATCGTCGGCGGCCTGTTCTGCTTCGCCGCCCTCACCCGCGACGCCGACCGCTCCGGCGGTCTCGACGAGGCGCTGCGCACCGTCCTGGAGCAGCCGTTCGGACCCTGGCTGCTCGGTCTGATCGCCATCGGGATCGGCCTCTACGGCGTTTGGTGCCTGGCCCGGGCCCGCTACCTCGACCGCTGA
- the holA gene encoding DNA polymerase III subunit delta, with protein MASPFGKILLITGSAEYLSDRTRARAVAAIKAEDPQCDVATATSGGLAAGEIAGLTSPSLFSSVSGLVLTELQDLPDVAQGELLAYAADPSPDVAVVLVHGGGQKGKGLLDKLRAQSSVHEVKHEAPKYERDHARWVATELRELGTRIDEEAATLLVAAVGQDLRALAGAADQLAATLDSGTEVTVEVVRRYFGGRADVRGYEIADAAIDGRINVALEQARWAETAKVAPVLVTSALAAGLRQLARLADAPPRLGEGELARHVGAPPFKIRVLRRQLQGWDPAGLARALDAVAQADLDVKGGAAEPAYAVERMVLQVAASRRR; from the coding sequence GTGGCGTCGCCGTTCGGGAAGATCCTGCTCATCACGGGCAGCGCTGAGTACCTGTCCGACCGCACCCGTGCGCGAGCCGTGGCCGCGATCAAGGCCGAGGACCCGCAGTGCGACGTCGCGACCGCCACGTCCGGCGGGTTGGCTGCGGGCGAGATCGCGGGGCTCACCAGCCCGTCGTTGTTCAGCAGCGTCAGCGGGCTCGTGCTCACCGAGCTGCAGGACCTGCCCGACGTCGCCCAGGGCGAGCTGCTCGCGTACGCCGCCGACCCGAGCCCCGACGTCGCGGTCGTCCTCGTCCACGGCGGTGGTCAGAAGGGCAAGGGCCTGCTCGACAAGCTGCGCGCCCAGTCGTCGGTGCACGAGGTCAAGCACGAGGCTCCCAAGTACGAGCGCGACCACGCCCGCTGGGTGGCCACCGAGCTGCGCGAGCTGGGCACCCGCATCGACGAGGAGGCGGCCACGCTCCTCGTCGCGGCCGTCGGGCAGGACCTGCGCGCCCTGGCCGGAGCGGCCGACCAGCTCGCCGCGACGCTCGACTCCGGCACCGAGGTCACCGTCGAGGTCGTGCGGCGCTACTTCGGCGGTCGGGCCGACGTCCGCGGCTACGAGATCGCCGACGCCGCCATCGACGGACGCATCAACGTGGCGCTCGAGCAGGCGCGGTGGGCCGAGACCGCCAAGGTCGCCCCGGTGCTGGTCACCAGTGCGCTCGCCGCCGGGCTCCGCCAGCTCGCCCGCCTCGCCGACGCCCCGCCGCGTCTGGGCGAGGGAGAGCTCGCCCGCCACGTCGGCGCGCCCCCGTTCAAGATCCGCGTGCTCCGCCGTCAGCTGCAGGGGTGGGACCCGGCCGGCCTGGCCCGGGCTCTCGACGCGGTCGCCCAGGCCGACCTCGACGTCAAGGGTGGCGCGGCCGAGCCCGCGTACGCGGTCGAGCGCATGGTGCTGCAGGTCGCCGCGTCGCGTCGCCGCTGA
- the rpsT gene encoding 30S ribosomal protein S20, with translation MANIKSQIKRNRQNEAARERNKSVRSALKTAVRRFHAAVESGDAEQAKVLAADAGKKLDKAASKGVIHKNQAANRKSSIAKKAASL, from the coding sequence GTGGCGAACATCAAGTCGCAGATCAAGCGGAACCGTCAGAACGAGGCCGCTCGCGAGCGCAACAAGTCGGTCCGCTCCGCCCTCAAGACGGCCGTGCGCCGCTTCCACGCTGCGGTCGAGTCCGGCGACGCCGAGCAGGCCAAGGTCCTCGCCGCCGACGCCGGCAAGAAGCTCGACAAGGCCGCCAGCAAGGGTGTCATCCACAAGAACCAGGCGGCGAACCGCAAGTCGTCGATCGCCAAGAAGGCCGCGTCGCTCTGA
- the lepA gene encoding translation elongation factor 4, producing MTSSTTPGTAPKPGSTDPALLRNFCIIAHIDHGKSTLADRMLQITGVVDERAARAQYLDRMDIERERGITIKSQAVRMPFTKSDGDDAGRHYVLNMIDTPGHVDFTYEVSRSLEACEGAILLVDAAQGIEAQTLANLYLAMDADLHIIPVLNKIDLPGAQPEKYAEEIAGIIGGDPDDVLRVSAKTGQGVEALLNLIVDEVPPPVGDADGPPRALIFDSVYDTYRGVITYVRVVDGKLSHRDKIKMMSTGAVHEMLEVGVISPEAVKADHLGVGEVGYLITGVKEVRQSRVGDTVTSNTHGAEEPLGGYAHPNPMVFSGLYPIDGDDFSTLREALEKLQLNDAALVYEPESSGALGFGFRIGFLGLLHLEIVRERLEREFDLDLISTAPNVVYRVVMEDGREIVVTNPSEYPADGKIASVHEPVVSATILAPSEYIGVIMELCQARRGQLGGMDYLSEDRVEIRYTLPMGEIMFDFFDALKSRTKGYASLNYEVSGEQKADLVKVDIMLQGEIVDAFSAIVHRDSAYAYGVMLAGKLKELIPRQQFEVPIQAAIGARIIARENIRAMRKDVLAKCYGGDISRKRKLLEKQKEGKKRMKNIGRVEVPQEAFIAALSTGDSTPK from the coding sequence ATGACGAGCTCCACGACGCCGGGCACGGCGCCCAAGCCGGGATCGACCGACCCGGCCCTCCTGCGCAACTTCTGCATCATCGCGCACATCGACCACGGCAAGTCGACCCTGGCCGACCGCATGCTGCAGATCACGGGGGTCGTCGACGAGCGTGCAGCGCGCGCCCAGTACCTCGACCGGATGGACATCGAGCGCGAGCGCGGCATCACGATCAAGAGCCAGGCCGTGCGCATGCCGTTCACCAAGTCCGACGGCGACGACGCCGGTCGTCACTACGTGCTGAACATGATCGACACGCCGGGCCACGTGGACTTCACCTACGAGGTCAGCCGCTCGTTGGAGGCCTGCGAGGGTGCGATCCTCCTGGTCGACGCCGCCCAGGGCATCGAGGCGCAGACGCTGGCGAACCTCTACCTGGCCATGGACGCCGACCTGCACATCATCCCGGTCCTCAACAAGATCGACCTGCCCGGCGCGCAGCCGGAGAAGTACGCCGAGGAGATCGCCGGCATCATCGGCGGCGACCCCGACGACGTGCTCCGGGTCTCGGCCAAGACCGGGCAGGGCGTCGAGGCCCTCCTCAACCTCATCGTCGACGAGGTGCCGCCGCCCGTCGGTGACGCCGACGGCCCCCCGCGTGCCCTGATCTTCGACTCCGTCTACGACACGTACCGCGGCGTCATCACCTACGTCCGCGTGGTCGACGGCAAGCTCAGCCACCGCGACAAGATCAAGATGATGTCCACCGGCGCGGTGCACGAGATGCTCGAGGTGGGCGTCATCAGCCCCGAGGCCGTGAAGGCCGACCACCTCGGCGTCGGCGAGGTCGGCTACCTCATCACGGGCGTGAAGGAGGTCCGGCAGTCGCGGGTGGGCGACACCGTGACGTCGAACACCCACGGTGCCGAGGAGCCCCTCGGTGGCTACGCACACCCGAACCCCATGGTCTTCTCGGGTCTGTACCCGATCGACGGCGACGACTTCTCGACGTTGCGCGAGGCCCTCGAGAAGCTGCAGCTCAACGACGCCGCGCTCGTGTACGAGCCGGAGTCCTCGGGTGCGCTTGGCTTCGGGTTCCGCATCGGCTTCCTCGGCCTGCTGCACCTGGAGATCGTCCGCGAGCGCCTGGAGCGCGAGTTCGACCTCGACCTGATCTCGACGGCCCCCAACGTCGTCTACCGCGTGGTGATGGAGGACGGTCGCGAGATCGTGGTGACCAACCCGAGCGAGTACCCGGCGGACGGCAAGATCGCGTCGGTGCACGAGCCGGTGGTCTCGGCCACGATCCTGGCGCCGAGCGAGTACATCGGCGTCATCATGGAGCTGTGCCAGGCCCGTCGCGGCCAGCTCGGCGGCATGGACTACCTGTCCGAGGACCGCGTGGAGATCCGCTACACGCTGCCCATGGGCGAGATCATGTTCGACTTCTTCGACGCCCTCAAGAGCCGCACGAAGGGCTACGCGTCGCTGAACTACGAGGTGTCCGGCGAGCAGAAGGCCGACCTCGTGAAGGTCGACATCATGCTGCAGGGCGAGATCGTCGACGCCTTCAGCGCGATCGTCCACCGCGACTCCGCCTACGCGTACGGCGTGATGCTGGCCGGCAAGCTCAAGGAGCTCATCCCGCGCCAGCAGTTCGAGGTGCCCATCCAGGCCGCGATCGGCGCCCGCATCATCGCCCGCGAGAACATCCGCGCCATGCGCAAGGACGTGCTCGCCAAGTGCTACGGCGGCGACATCAGCCGCAAGCGCAAGCTGCTGGAGAAGCAGAAGGAGGGCAAGAAGCGGATGAAGAACATCGGCCGCGTCGAGGTCCCCCAGGAGGCGTTCATCGCCGCCCTCTCCACCGGTGACTCCACCCCGAAGTAG
- a CDS encoding NAD(P)/FAD-dependent oxidoreductase has product MAERTDVVVVGAGLAGLACATRLQRMGIDARLLEAADDVGGRVRTDVVDGHLCDVGFQLLNPAYPALRDLVDLEALDLKPFAAGVRVRRGASVATIGDPRREPGLLASTLRSGLLRPRELAALARWAAPILGGEKRIMSRADDTLAESLDFAGVRGPLRRQVLEPFLAGVLADDTGATSSRYARLLVRWFLLGTPAVPGDGMRALPAQLAAGLQRPAETGVRVVGVDRSPQGTTVRTGSGSIEARAAVVATDVHDAAGLEAVPEVPPVGGLVTWWFSAPTGMPQDRLLVVDGDRGPVVNTAVVSAAAPGYAPPGRDLVQVTALAGAGLSDAAALTQAARLWRTDVGAWDLLVRHDVGRALPRALAPLQLRRPADVGGGVFVCGDHRETPSIQGALTSGTRAADEVAAALGAR; this is encoded by the coding sequence ATGGCAGAGCGGACCGACGTGGTGGTGGTGGGAGCAGGGCTTGCCGGGCTGGCGTGCGCGACGCGGCTGCAGCGCATGGGCATCGATGCACGTCTGCTGGAGGCCGCGGACGACGTGGGCGGCCGCGTGCGCACCGACGTCGTCGACGGCCACCTCTGCGACGTCGGCTTCCAGCTGCTCAACCCGGCCTACCCTGCTCTGCGCGACCTGGTCGACCTCGAGGCGCTGGACCTGAAGCCGTTCGCAGCCGGGGTGCGAGTACGCCGCGGAGCCTCGGTGGCGACCATCGGCGACCCGCGTCGCGAGCCCGGCCTCCTCGCCTCCACCCTGCGCAGTGGTCTGCTGCGTCCGCGAGAGCTGGCGGCCCTCGCGCGCTGGGCGGCCCCGATCCTGGGCGGCGAGAAGCGCATCATGAGCCGGGCCGACGACACCCTGGCGGAGTCCCTCGACTTCGCCGGGGTGCGCGGACCTCTGCGCCGACAGGTGCTGGAGCCCTTCCTGGCCGGTGTCCTGGCCGACGACACCGGCGCCACCTCGTCCCGGTACGCACGGCTGCTGGTCCGGTGGTTCCTGCTCGGCACCCCCGCCGTTCCGGGCGACGGCATGCGCGCCCTGCCCGCCCAGCTCGCCGCCGGACTGCAACGTCCGGCCGAGACGGGCGTGCGGGTGGTGGGCGTCGACCGCAGCCCGCAGGGCACCACGGTCCGCACGGGGTCCGGGTCCATCGAGGCCCGCGCCGCCGTCGTCGCCACCGACGTCCACGACGCGGCCGGTCTGGAAGCGGTGCCCGAGGTACCTCCCGTGGGCGGGCTCGTGACGTGGTGGTTCAGTGCGCCCACCGGCATGCCCCAGGACCGTCTGCTGGTCGTCGACGGCGACCGCGGGCCCGTGGTCAACACGGCCGTCGTCTCGGCGGCCGCTCCCGGCTACGCCCCGCCGGGGCGCGACCTGGTGCAGGTGACCGCGCTCGCCGGGGCCGGTCTCTCCGACGCGGCGGCGCTGACGCAGGCGGCCCGCCTGTGGCGCACCGACGTCGGCGCGTGGGACCTGCTGGTGCGCCACGACGTCGGCCGGGCGCTGCCGAGGGCCCTCGCGCCCCTGCAGCTGCGGCGACCCGCCGACGTCGGCGGCGGCGTCTTCGTCTGCGGCGACCACCGCGAGACACCCTCCATCCAAGGGGCGCTGACCTCGGGCACGCGAGCCGCCGACGAGGTGGCCGCGGCCCTCGGCGCGCGCTGA
- a CDS encoding MOSC domain-containing protein, with protein MSAHVVSVNVGKVVDVPWGKLRRSGIDKRPVAGPVQVHRLGLEGDEIADTKHHGGPDQAVYAYAAEDLERWSELAGRTFVAGQFGENLTTRGLDVQDARLGERWAVGSTLLEVCDVRIPCAVFQGFVDEPRWVRRFAEHGVVGAYLRVVQEGVVQAGDPVRVVERRDHDLTVGAAFRALTTDRARLPSFQAEPRVSAKIARQIDEVRNHSSGAPRSDRPVG; from the coding sequence GTGAGTGCGCACGTCGTGTCCGTGAACGTCGGCAAGGTCGTCGACGTCCCGTGGGGGAAGCTCAGGCGGTCGGGGATCGACAAGCGTCCCGTCGCCGGGCCCGTCCAGGTCCACCGCCTCGGGCTCGAGGGTGACGAGATCGCCGACACCAAGCACCACGGCGGTCCGGACCAGGCGGTCTACGCCTACGCCGCCGAGGACCTCGAGCGCTGGTCCGAGCTGGCCGGTCGCACGTTCGTGGCCGGACAGTTCGGCGAGAACCTCACCACGCGCGGGCTCGACGTGCAGGACGCGCGGCTGGGGGAGCGGTGGGCGGTCGGCTCGACGCTCCTCGAGGTGTGCGACGTGCGCATCCCCTGTGCGGTCTTCCAGGGGTTCGTCGACGAGCCCCGTTGGGTGAGGCGCTTCGCCGAGCACGGGGTCGTCGGTGCGTACCTCAGGGTCGTGCAGGAGGGCGTCGTCCAGGCGGGCGACCCGGTGCGAGTCGTCGAACGTCGCGACCACGACCTCACCGTCGGGGCGGCCTTCCGTGCCCTCACGACGGATCGGGCGAGACTGCCGTCGTTCCAGGCCGAACCGAGGGTCTCGGCCAAGATCGCGCGGCAGATCGATGAGGTGCGCAACCACTCGTCCGGTGCCCCGAGAAGCGACCGACCAGTAGGTTAG
- a CDS encoding long-chain fatty acid--CoA ligase — MPVTATPEQLKIVEDRAPNVARMFYDRVEQTPNREAYRYPDENEVWHSLTWAQTGEQVTALAAGLLALGIGPEERVAIASGTRVEWIFSDLAVLAAGAATTTVYPTTMASDVAYILADSDSRIVFAEDDEQVAKLREKHSELPSVTKVVVYDGTPDGDWVIGFDDLEQLGRDHLAANPDAVKDRVAAITPQSLATLIYTSGTTGRPKGVRLLHDGWTYEGACIAAGGYLTADDLQFLWLPMAHSFGKVLLSTQLQIGFATAIDGRVPKIVDNLAIVKPTFMGAAPRIFEKAYGRIVGMTEAEGGAKLKIFKWAEKVGIEHSRAVRAGKPISPVLKAKHGVADKLVFSKVRDRFGGRVRFFISGAAALSPDIAEWFHAAGVLILEGYGLTENSAGATVNHPTDFKLGSVGIPMPGSEIRIAEDGEVLVKGPHVMQGYHNLDSESASSLTEDGWLHTGDEGRLDEDGFLYITGRKKELFKTSGGKYVAPPHIEGIFKGISSLTSQIVVHGNERNFCSALITLDPDAVAEWATAHGMEGKSYSEVVSSPQMHEVISGQIDELNSKINRWETIKKFAILDHDLSIESGEITPSMKVKRNVVESNYKHILDGFYA; from the coding sequence ATGCCTGTGACCGCCACCCCCGAGCAGCTCAAGATCGTCGAGGACCGTGCGCCCAACGTGGCCCGCATGTTCTACGACCGTGTGGAGCAGACCCCGAACCGGGAGGCCTACCGCTACCCCGACGAGAACGAGGTCTGGCACTCGCTGACCTGGGCCCAGACCGGCGAGCAGGTGACGGCGCTCGCGGCCGGCCTGCTGGCACTCGGCATCGGCCCGGAGGAGCGCGTGGCCATCGCGTCCGGCACCCGTGTGGAGTGGATCTTCTCCGACCTCGCCGTGCTGGCTGCCGGTGCCGCCACCACCACCGTGTACCCGACCACGATGGCCAGCGACGTCGCCTACATCCTGGCCGACTCCGACAGCCGCATCGTCTTCGCCGAGGACGACGAGCAGGTCGCCAAGCTGCGCGAGAAGCACTCCGAGCTCCCCTCCGTCACGAAGGTCGTCGTCTACGACGGCACGCCCGACGGCGACTGGGTCATCGGCTTCGACGACCTCGAGCAGCTCGGCCGCGACCACCTCGCCGCCAACCCGGACGCCGTCAAGGACCGGGTCGCGGCCATCACGCCGCAGTCGCTCGCGACGCTCATCTACACGTCCGGCACGACCGGCCGTCCGAAGGGCGTGCGTCTCCTGCACGACGGCTGGACCTACGAGGGCGCGTGCATCGCCGCAGGCGGCTACCTGACCGCCGACGACCTGCAGTTCCTCTGGCTGCCGATGGCGCACTCCTTCGGCAAGGTGCTCCTCTCGACCCAGCTGCAGATCGGCTTCGCCACGGCCATCGACGGGCGCGTGCCGAAGATCGTCGACAACCTGGCGATCGTCAAGCCGACGTTCATGGGTGCGGCGCCCCGCATCTTCGAGAAGGCCTACGGCCGCATCGTCGGCATGACCGAGGCCGAGGGCGGCGCGAAGCTCAAGATCTTCAAGTGGGCCGAGAAGGTGGGCATCGAGCACTCGCGCGCGGTGCGCGCCGGCAAGCCGATCTCGCCGGTCCTCAAGGCCAAGCACGGTGTGGCCGACAAGCTCGTGTTCTCGAAGGTGCGCGACCGCTTCGGCGGCCGCGTGCGGTTCTTCATCTCCGGTGCCGCGGCGCTCTCGCCCGACATCGCCGAGTGGTTCCACGCCGCCGGCGTCCTCATCCTCGAGGGCTACGGGCTCACCGAGAACTCCGCCGGCGCCACGGTCAACCACCCGACCGACTTCAAGCTCGGCTCGGTCGGCATCCCGATGCCCGGCAGCGAGATCCGCATCGCCGAGGACGGCGAGGTCCTCGTCAAGGGCCCGCACGTCATGCAGGGCTACCACAACCTCGACTCCGAGAGCGCCTCGTCGCTCACCGAGGACGGGTGGCTGCACACCGGCGACGAGGGCCGTCTCGACGAGGACGGCTTCCTCTACATCACGGGCCGCAAGAAGGAGCTCTTCAAGACCTCCGGCGGCAAGTACGTGGCTCCGCCGCACATCGAGGGCATCTTCAAGGGCATCAGCTCGCTGACCAGCCAGATCGTGGTGCACGGCAACGAGCGCAACTTCTGCTCCGCGCTCATCACGCTCGATCCCGACGCGGTCGCCGAGTGGGCCACGGCGCACGGCATGGAGGGCAAGTCCTACTCCGAGGTCGTCTCCTCGCCGCAGATGCACGAGGTGATCTCCGGCCAGATCGACGAGCTCAACTCCAAGATCAACCGCTGGGAGACGATCAAGAAGTTCGCCATCCTGGACCACGACCTGTCGATCGAGTCCGGCGAGATCACGCCGAGCATGAAGGTCAAGCGCAACGTGGTGGAGTCGAACTACAAGCACATCCTGGACGGCTTCTACGCTTAG
- the hemW gene encoding radical SAM family heme chaperone HemW → MTSTERPAPDTGGGPFGVPATAAGFGVYVHVPFCSVRCGYCDFNTYTADELGEGATRATYASSALQEVRRMAEAVGPRPVETVFFGGGTPTQLPADDLVGVLRSIDEHLGLRPGAEVTTEANPDSVTPASLARLREGGFTRISFGVQSAVPHVLATLDRTHDPARVPDAVRWAREAGFEQVSLDLIYGTPGESMDDWRTSLDQAVSLEPDHVSAYALIVEDGTAFARKVRRGEVVMPDDDETADKYLLADATLTAAGLGWYELSNWARDEAAQCRHNLLYWHGAEWWGVGPGAHSYVDRRRWWNVKHPAAYAQRLAAGDPVEADGEDIDAPTAALERIMLEIRLRSGLPVAALDPSVRAQVPVLAARGLLDVVDERLVLTLEGRLLADAVVRDLTD, encoded by the coding sequence ATGACCTCGACCGAACGGCCCGCTCCCGACACCGGGGGCGGGCCGTTCGGCGTGCCCGCGACGGCAGCCGGATTCGGTGTGTACGTCCACGTCCCGTTCTGCTCGGTTCGCTGCGGCTACTGCGACTTCAACACCTACACCGCCGACGAGCTCGGCGAGGGTGCCACCCGCGCGACGTACGCCTCCTCGGCGCTGCAGGAGGTGCGGCGCATGGCCGAGGCCGTCGGGCCCCGGCCGGTCGAGACGGTCTTCTTCGGGGGAGGCACCCCCACCCAGCTCCCCGCCGACGACCTCGTCGGCGTGCTCCGGTCGATCGACGAGCACCTCGGGCTGCGCCCGGGTGCCGAGGTGACCACGGAGGCCAACCCAGACAGCGTCACGCCGGCGTCGCTGGCACGCCTGCGCGAGGGCGGCTTCACCCGCATCTCCTTCGGGGTGCAGTCCGCCGTGCCGCACGTGCTCGCCACGCTGGACCGGACGCACGACCCCGCCCGCGTCCCCGACGCGGTGCGCTGGGCCCGGGAGGCCGGGTTCGAGCAGGTGAGCCTCGACCTCATCTACGGCACCCCGGGTGAGTCGATGGACGACTGGCGGACCAGCCTGGACCAGGCGGTCTCCCTCGAGCCCGACCACGTCAGCGCCTACGCGCTCATCGTGGAGGACGGGACGGCCTTCGCGCGCAAGGTCCGGCGCGGCGAGGTGGTCATGCCCGACGACGACGAGACCGCCGACAAGTACCTGCTCGCCGACGCGACCCTCACCGCGGCGGGCCTGGGTTGGTACGAGCTGTCGAACTGGGCCCGCGACGAGGCCGCACAGTGCCGCCACAACCTGCTGTACTGGCACGGCGCCGAGTGGTGGGGCGTCGGTCCGGGCGCGCACTCCTACGTCGACCGACGGCGCTGGTGGAACGTCAAGCATCCTGCCGCCTACGCGCAGCGACTGGCTGCGGGCGACCCGGTCGAGGCCGACGGTGAGGACATCGACGCCCCCACGGCCGCTCTCGAGCGGATCATGCTGGAGATCCGGCTGAGGTCCGGTCTGCCCGTGGCGGCGCTCGACCCCTCGGTACGGGCGCAGGTGCCGGTGCTCGCCGCGCGCGGTCTGCTCGACGTCGTGGACGAGCGTCTCGTGCTCACCCTGGAGGGCCGCCTGCTCGCCGACGCCGTGGTCCGGGACCTCACGGACTAG